From a region of the Pogona vitticeps strain Pit_001003342236 chromosome 7, PviZW2.1, whole genome shotgun sequence genome:
- the AURKAIP1 gene encoding small ribosomal subunit protein mS38, whose protein sequence is MLISRLTLQIARASRLAECFLPRLAAPLLTLRPAVLPSYSTLHSSKTGPASQPFLTLEPELEDLLVPRKMSITPLESWLTVKYSLLENEEAVGGGPEQLRYEPASPYELPSAFQSPEEGMEEEDGAGELSRAGIECKKIMKIRRRKMNKHQYKKRMKRNRFLHRKIRITRMRKKQKRFEHELLQYAKRFGLSKLPEGWVTPKLYFGDRNSK, encoded by the exons ATGCTGATATCACGGCTGACACTTCAGATAGCAAGGGCCTCGCGGCTTGCAG AATGCTTTCTGCCGAGACTGGCGGCTCCCCTTCTGACCCTGAGACCAGCTGTCCTACCTAGCTACAGCACGCTTCATTCTAGCAAAACCGGGCCTGCCTCTCAGCCGTTCCTCACCCTGGAGCCCGAACTTGAAGATCTGCTGGTCCCCAGAAAGATGTCCATCACCCCCTTGGAAAGCTGGTTGACAGTCAAGTATTCCCTCCTGGAAAACGAGGAAGCCGTCGGCGGTGGTCCCGAGCAGCTGCGATACGAGCCAGCCTCACCGTACGAGCTCCCCTCGGCTTTCCAGAGCCCGGAAGAgggcatggaggaggaagacggGGCGGGCGAGCTGAGCAGGGCCGGAATCGAATGCAAGAAAATCATGAAGATCCGTAGGAGGAAGATGAACAAGCACCAGTACAAGAAACGGATGAAACGGAACAGATTTTTGCACCGGAAAATCAGAATTACTCGGATGAGGAAGAAACAG AAAAGGTTTGAACACGAACTGCTACAGTATGCCAAGAGATTTGGATTGAGTAAACTCCCGGAGGGATGGGTGACTCCCAAGTTGTATTTCGGGGACCGAAATTCCAAATGA
- the LOC110073295 gene encoding uncharacterized protein LOC110073295, with the protein MLLFGAAGGRGVGSGWAGLVRRAWLRGAPPGGVAWPFKNLPRVPARGRRDWLADGAPGGHPAILPGGSRGTMTRPPLPLCGSILITGSNRGIGLGLVRGLLAASPPPDLVLATCRYPEKAQELQQLRKQYDNIRVLQLDVVSEKSIKAVVKEVEDLVGEKGLNCLVNNAGINVCATLDEVTSETMLTVYETNTVAQLMVTKAFLPLLRKAAKDGTGMGCHRASIINVSSESGSIQLVDAKKLYLQVYPYRIAKTALNMVTKCLAADLKSDGILCISLHPGWIQTDMGGEMAPLKIQDTIPEILSMLARLREEHNGSFLDWQGETVPW; encoded by the exons ATGCTCCTCTTTGGGGCGGCTGGGGGGCGTGGAGTGGGATCGGGGTGGGCGGGGCTGGTTCGGAGGGCGTGGCTTCGCGGGGCCCCGCCCGGGGGCGTGGCCTGGCCCTTTAAAAACCTCCCGCGGGTCCCGGCCAGAGGCAGGCGTGACTGGCTCGCTGATGGAGCTCCGGGCGGGCATCCAGCCATCCTGCCCGGGGGATCCCGGGGCACCATGACTCGGCCGCCCCTCCCGCTCTGCGGCTCCATCCTCATCACCGGCTCCAACCGTGGGATCGGCTTGGGGCTGGTGCGCGGGCTTTTGGCCGCATCCCCTCCGCCGGATCTGGTCCTCGCCACCTGCCGCTACCCGGAGAAGGCGCAG GAGCTGCAGCAACTCCGAAAACAGTACGACAACATCCGAGTCCTTCAACTTG ATGTGGTGTCCGAGAAAAGCATTAAGGCGGTCGTCAAAGAAGTAGAGGATCTCGTGGGGGAGAAAGGGCTGAACTGTCTGGTGAACAACGCCGGCATCAACGTCTGTGCCACGCTGGATGAAGTCACCTCGGAAACCATGCTCACCGTGTACGAGACCAACACAGTGGCCCAGCTGATGGTCACCAAA gcctttctccctcttctcagGAAAGCTGCCAAAGATGGCACCGGAATGGGATGCCACCGAGCCTCAATCATCAATGTGTCTTCCGAGTCAGGCTCCATCCAGCTGGTGGATGCTAAGAAGCTCTACCTCCAGGTGTACCCTTACCGGATCGCCAAA ACGGCCCTGAACATGGTAACCAAGTGTCTCGCTGCAGATTTGAAATCGGACGGCATCCTTTGCATCTCACTGCACCCGGGGTGGATCCAGACCGACATGGGAGGGGAGATG GCACCTTTGAAAATCCAGGACACCATTCCTGAGATCCTCTCGATGTTGGCCCGCCTCCGTGAAGAGCACAACGGTTCTTTCCTGGATTGGCAAGGAGAAACCGTACCTTGGTAG
- the CCNL2 gene encoding cyclin-L2 isoform X2 — MNDSLRTDAFVRFHPETIACACIYLAARTLEIPLPNRPHWFLLFGATEEEIQEICLKILQLYTRKKVDLAVLESQVEKKKLAIEEAKAQAKGLLPDSTPNLDAVSGFSPVPKTESPKDNKGAKPSPLAAQVVKNAKKKPEGAKRVKSNSPVNGLQKSRESRSGSRDQSYSRSPSRSPSPKRRKSESYSPSSGSKSHSRSRSRSDSPPRQFNHSSSSYKSSKLRSYKKARSYKYASPKPRKSRSRSSSRSRSRSRERSSAHSGKYKKKSHYYREQRPERPHPYERPSHRYERDHPGHSRHRR, encoded by the exons aTTCCTCTTCCAAACCGTCCCCACTGGTTTCTCCTTTTTGGAGCGACAGAGGAGGAAATTCAGGAGATCTGCTTGAAAATTTTGCAGCTGTATACGCGGAAAAAG GTGGACTTAGCTGTTCTTGAGAGCCAagtagagaagaagaagctggccaTTGAAGAGGCGAAGGCACAGGCCAAGGGCCTTCTCCCCGACAGCACGCCCAATTTGGATGCCGTGTCAGGGTTTTCTCCTGTCCCCAAAACTG AGTCTCCAAAAGACAATAAAGGGGCCAAGCCTTCCCCGCTTGCTGCCCAGGTGGTTAAGAATGCCAAGAAGAAGCCGGAAGGGGCGAAGAGGGTGAAATCTAACAGTCCTGTCAATGG CCTTCAGAAAAGCCGAGAGAGCAGGAGTGGAAGCAGAGACCAGAGTTACTCTCGGTCACCCTCGCGATCACCATCCCCAAAACGGAG GAAGAGCGAGAGCTACTCCCCCTCGAGCGGTTCCAAATCCCACAGCCGCTCCCGGAGTCGGAGCGACTCTCCCCCGCGGCAGTTCAACCACAGCAGCTCCAGTTACAAAAGCTCCAAGCTGAGGAGTTACAAGAAGGCCCGGAGCTACAAGTACGCCTCCCCCAAGCCCCGGAAGTCTCGCAGCCGGAGCTCCTCCCGGTCCCGGAGCCGCTCACGGGAGAGATCCTCGGCCCACTCGGGGAAGTACAAGAAGAAGAGCCATTACTACCGGGAGCAGAGGCCCGAGCGGCCTCATCCATACGAGAGGCCCAGCCATCGCTACGAGAGGGACCATCCTGGCCACAGCCGGCACAGAAGGTGA